The following coding sequences are from one Gossypium hirsutum isolate 1008001.06 chromosome A12, Gossypium_hirsutum_v2.1, whole genome shotgun sequence window:
- the LOC107920366 gene encoding uncharacterized protein produces MNEEETVKQYSDKIMAVVNNIRLLGEQFSEARIMEKEQRRASRMEEHQEGAFQAKAKAASSTSSYKGKKYWRSRPKPNAARRGDQLYRYCKRPGYPEAKYWVCKEISRPGQNQSQHKNVETQVAEDSSDHEEQVFTVTCLAGQNKGSKWWLLDGGCTNHMSSVSTIFKTLDRSYKTKVKVGNGQFIKAEGKGDVLICICTGDKVITYVLPVPEIDRNLLSIAQLLGKGTHLCSRARSAKLLFQIDQAS; encoded by the exons atgAATGAAGAAGAGACAGTGAAGCAGTACTCAGATAAGATAATGGCTGTGGTGAACAACATAAGGTTGCTAGGAGAACAGTTCAGTGAGGCAAGGATCATGGAGAAG GAGCAAAGGAGAGCTAGCAGGAtggaggagcaccaagaaggtgcTTTTCAAGCTAAGGCCAAAGCTGCCTCGAGCACCTCTTCCTACAAAGGCAAAAAGTACTGGAGAAGTAGGCCTAAGCCTAATGCTGCAAGAAGAGGAGACCAACTCTATAGATATTGTAAAAGGCCTGGTTATCCAGAGGCCAAATACTG GGTTTGCAAAGAAATAAGTAGACCTGGGCAGAATCAATCACAGCACAAGAATGTTGAAACTCAAGTGGCTGAAGACAGTAGTGACCATGAGGAGCAAGTCTTTACTGTGACATGCCTAGCTGGTCAGAACAAAGGCTCAAAATGGTGGCTATTGGACggtggttgcactaaccacatgtcatCAGTTTCAACCATTTTTAAGACTTTGGACAGAAGCTACAAAACCAAAGTGAAAGTTGGCAATGGTCAGTTTATCAAAGCTGAAGGGAAAGGGGATGTGCTAATATGCATTTGCACAGGAGACAAGGTCATCACATATGTGCTGCCGGTGCCTgagattgacagaaaccttctTAGCATTGCTCAACTGCTCGGAAAGGGTACTCATTTGTGTTCAAGGGCCAGGAGTGCCAAATTGTTGTTCCAAATAGATCAAGCCTCATGA